Genomic DNA from Pseudomonas fluorescens:
GTCCTGGCCCGGTTGTGGTCGATGTCCCGAAAGACATGACCAACCCGGCCGAGAAGTTCGAATACATCTTCCCGAAAAAAGCCAAGCTGCGTTCCTACAGCCCGGCCGTACGCGGCCACTCCGGGCAAATCCGCAAGGCAGCCGAAATGCTCCTGGCGGCCAAGCGCCCGGTGCTGTACTCCGGTGGTGGCGTGATCCTCGGCGGTGGCTCCGCGCCGCTGACTGAACTGGCAAAAATGCTCAACCTGCCGGTCACCAATACGCTGATGGGCCTGGGCGCGTTCCCTGGCACCGACCGTCAGTTCATCGGTATGCTTGGCATGCACGGCAGCTACACCGCCAACCTGGCGATGCACCACGCCGATGTCATCCTGGCGGTCGGCGCACGTTTCGACGACCGCGTTATCAATGGGCCGGCGAAATTCTGCCCGAACGCCAAGATCATCCACATCGACATCGACCCGGCGTCCATCTCCAAGACCATCAAGGCAGACGTGCCGATTGTCGGTCCTGTAGAGAGCGTGCTGACCGAAATGGTCGCCATCCTCAAGGAAATCGGCGAGGTTCCTAACAAGGAGTCCGTGGCCAGCTGGTGGAAGCAGGTCGATGAATGGCGCGGCGATCGTGGCCTGTTCCCTTATGACAAGGGTGACGGCAGTGTGATCAAGCCGCAGACCGTGATCGAAACCCTGTGCGAAGTGACCAAGGGCGATGCCTTTGTGACCTCCGACGTGGGCCAGCACCAGATGTTCGCTGCGCAGTACTACAAGTTCGACAAGCCCAATCGCTGGATCAACTCCGGCGGCCTGGGCACCATGGGCTTCGGTTTCCCGGCGGCCATGGGCATCAAGTTGAGCTTTCCAGAGGCTGATGTCGCCTGCGTCACCGGCGAGGGCAGCATCCAGATGAACATCCAGGAACTGTCCACCTGCCTGCAATACGGTTTGCCGGTGAAGATCGTGATCCTGAACAACGGTGTGTTGGGGATGGTTCGCCAGTGGCAGGACATGAGCTACGGCAGCCGTCACTCGCACTCGTACATGGAATCGTTGCCTGATTTCGTCAAGCTGGCGGAGGCCTACGGTCACGTTGGTGTGCGCATCACCGAATCGAAGGATTTGAAGTCGAAGATGGAGGAAGCGTTCGCCATGAAGGATCGCCTGGTGGTGATCGATATTGCGGTCGACACCAGCGAGCACGTCTACCCGATGCAGATCAAAGACGGCTCCATGCGCGATATGTGGCTGAGCAAGACGGAGCGTACCTAATCATGCGACACATTATTTCCTTGCTTCTGGAAAACGAACCGGGTGCGCTGTCTCGTGTTGTAGGCCTGTTCTCGCAGCGCAACTACAACATTGAAAGCCTGACCGTGGCGCCAACCGAAGACCCGACCCTGTCGCGTCTGACGCTGACCACCGTGGGGCACGATGAAATCATCGAGCAGATCACCAAGAACCTGAACAAGCTGATCGAGGTGGTCAAGCTGGTGGACCTGTCGGAAAGCGCTCACATCGAGCGTGAACTGATGCTGGTCAAGGTCAAGGCCACCGGCGCCCAGCGCGCCGAGATCAAACGTACTACCGATATTTATCGTGGGCAGATCGTCGATGTCAGCGCCAGCGTCTATACCGTTCAGTTGACCGGTACCAGCGACAAGCTCGACAGCTTCATTCAATCGATCGGCACTGCCTCGATTCTGGAAACCGTACGCAGTGGCGTCACCGGGATTGCCCGTGGCGACAAAGTACTGAGCATCTAAACCAAATTAGCGAATGGCCTGAACGGCCGGATAGAGGGGAAATTCATGAAAGTTTTCTACGATAAAGACTGCGACCTGTCGATCATCCAGGGCAAGAAAGTCGCCATCATCGGCTACGGTTCCCAAGGTCACGCCCAGGCGTGCAACCTGAAAGATTCCGGCGTTGACGTGACTGTCGGCCTGCGCAAAGGCTCGGCCACCGTTGCCAAGGCAGAAGCCCATGGCCTGAAAGTGGCTGACGTGGCTTCCGCCGTTGCCGCTGCCGACCTGGTCATGATCCTGACGCCGGACGAGTTCCAGGGCGCTCTGTATCGCGACGAAATCGAACCGAACATCAA
This window encodes:
- a CDS encoding acetolactate synthase 3 large subunit; amino-acid sequence: MELLSGGEMLVRFLRDEGVKYIYGYPGGALLHVYDALFKEPEVTHILVRHEQAATHMADGYARATGKAGVVLVTSGPGATNAITGIATAYMDSIPMVIISGQVPSTMVGTDAFQETDMIGISRPIVKHSFMIKHASEIPEVMKKAFYLAESGRPGPVVVDVPKDMTNPAEKFEYIFPKKAKLRSYSPAVRGHSGQIRKAAEMLLAAKRPVLYSGGGVILGGGSAPLTELAKMLNLPVTNTLMGLGAFPGTDRQFIGMLGMHGSYTANLAMHHADVILAVGARFDDRVINGPAKFCPNAKIIHIDIDPASISKTIKADVPIVGPVESVLTEMVAILKEIGEVPNKESVASWWKQVDEWRGDRGLFPYDKGDGSVIKPQTVIETLCEVTKGDAFVTSDVGQHQMFAAQYYKFDKPNRWINSGGLGTMGFGFPAAMGIKLSFPEADVACVTGEGSIQMNIQELSTCLQYGLPVKIVILNNGVLGMVRQWQDMSYGSRHSHSYMESLPDFVKLAEAYGHVGVRITESKDLKSKMEEAFAMKDRLVVIDIAVDTSEHVYPMQIKDGSMRDMWLSKTERT
- the ilvN gene encoding acetolactate synthase small subunit — its product is MRHIISLLLENEPGALSRVVGLFSQRNYNIESLTVAPTEDPTLSRLTLTTVGHDEIIEQITKNLNKLIEVVKLVDLSESAHIERELMLVKVKATGAQRAEIKRTTDIYRGQIVDVSASVYTVQLTGTSDKLDSFIQSIGTASILETVRSGVTGIARGDKVLSI